From one Jilunia laotingensis genomic stretch:
- a CDS encoding PH domain-containing protein, with product MNDGTNIASDDIILKPKFRYWLMKNFLLITLAIFVFIFSKYIREHELLKFISGTILVLLIFIIFYRYISMLLCTKWIITREQIKIYQGVLSKRINYIELYRVYDYEEKQSFIQSLINNTNIYIYSGDKSTPELLMNGLKANSDIIQTIRNRVEEQKKKKGIYEFTNR from the coding sequence ATGAATGATGGAACAAACATAGCTTCTGATGATATTATATTAAAGCCTAAATTCCGATATTGGTTAATGAAGAATTTCCTTTTAATCACATTAGCGATTTTCGTATTCATTTTTAGTAAATATATAAGAGAACATGAATTATTAAAATTTATCAGTGGAACGATATTAGTATTGTTGATATTTATAATTTTCTACAGATATATTTCAATGTTACTTTGTACAAAATGGATTATAACTAGAGAGCAAATAAAAATATATCAAGGAGTGCTTTCAAAAAGGATTAACTACATAGAATTATATCGTGTATATGATTATGAAGAAAAGCAAAGTTTTATCCAGTCTTTAATAAACAACACCAATATCTACATTTATTCTGGCGATAAATCAACACCAGAACTACTGATGAATGGTCTTAAAGCTAATAGTGATATAATTCAAACCATCAGAAATAGAGTAGAAGAACAAAAAAAGAAAAAAGGAATATATGAATTTACAAACAGATAA
- a CDS encoding HU family DNA-binding protein — protein sequence MQMNKTDLIKMVAEKANKPTKEVAEIIDSFFKELSQNLREKDVSIKDFGTFKKIIQPARIARNPATGEPVEVPEKEVVKFKPSKNILNMKWL from the coding sequence ATGCAAATGAATAAGACTGATTTAATCAAAATGGTTGCTGAAAAGGCAAATAAACCAACAAAAGAAGTAGCAGAAATAATTGATAGTTTTTTCAAAGAATTATCTCAAAATCTAAGAGAAAAAGATGTTTCTATAAAAGATTTTGGTACTTTCAAAAAGATTATTCAGCCAGCTCGGATAGCTAGAAATCCGGCAACTGGAGAACCTGTAGAAGTTCCAGAAAAGGAAGTTGTTAAATTTAAGCCGTCCAAAAATATACTAAACATGAAATGGCTATGA
- a CDS encoding DUF3945 domain-containing protein, whose amino-acid sequence MEEKKKFEALQYSYENAGQFRAIAAILGYSEEYRNGDITFSKGNETYTYPLNTLKLGNLGDNRESLLEQSKERIISFFDKEQASNNFQEYSQYLRENHNVAIIKWDDIKQGTNKNEGYKDGFTVIDLENKIAYKGEDLYRYAYEQNQTLDGKGSYVDIDWNKFNEVGVKPENLSPEDIANIKNGKKTGMLNFSIEDTPGNRTLLDNEKVSYKTENGKLHFEGKATTLKYITAENTPENKSKLKTNEIDFKEEGKRIKIDGINARKLAIAAITVVYPIAGIAILLIPKRQEIKNDLSFTKDEIKALKADNVVVKTNSKGERTLHQRDKDTNEIVSIKAKDIHIPQKLGGIELTPMQQENLKNGKEITIVNEELNKAAKVKLDLNARNGLSIKDANTIEIKATEKKEQTIGKERYISDKERLEFVAQKGAKGIDEIFKDKPTEMAAFLEKHKLSKDYASYKEVEKTYSSSREATKQTVGEQISTQMDKIDSSIKATAKQEASILGYGRTYGKNNDTPTMKL is encoded by the coding sequence ATGGAAGAAAAGAAAAAATTTGAAGCTTTGCAATATAGTTATGAAAATGCCGGACAATTCCGAGCAATAGCAGCAATTCTTGGATATTCAGAAGAATATCGGAATGGTGATATTACCTTTTCCAAAGGTAATGAAACATATACTTATCCACTGAATACACTTAAACTTGGCAATTTAGGAGATAATAGAGAATCTTTATTAGAGCAATCTAAAGAAAGAATAATCAGTTTCTTTGATAAAGAACAAGCTAGCAATAATTTCCAAGAATATAGCCAATATTTACGAGAAAACCACAATGTTGCAATTATAAAATGGGATGATATAAAACAAGGTACTAACAAGAATGAAGGATATAAAGACGGATTTACAGTCATTGACCTTGAAAATAAAATTGCATATAAAGGAGAAGACCTTTATCGATATGCTTATGAACAAAACCAAACCCTAGATGGTAAAGGTTCATATGTTGATATAGACTGGAACAAGTTTAATGAAGTAGGAGTTAAACCGGAAAATTTAAGCCCCGAAGATATTGCAAACATCAAAAATGGGAAAAAAACAGGTATGCTAAATTTTTCCATTGAAGATACTCCCGGTAATAGAACACTTCTAGACAATGAAAAAGTGTCTTATAAAACAGAAAATGGAAAACTCCATTTTGAGGGGAAAGCAACAACTCTTAAATATATAACAGCCGAGAATACACCTGAAAATAAATCTAAATTAAAAACCAACGAAATTGATTTCAAAGAAGAAGGTAAACGCATCAAAATTGATGGTATCAATGCTAGAAAACTAGCAATCGCAGCTATTACAGTAGTTTACCCAATCGCTGGGATTGCTATCTTGCTCATTCCTAAACGACAAGAAATAAAAAATGATTTATCCTTTACTAAGGATGAAATAAAAGCCCTAAAAGCTGATAATGTCGTAGTAAAGACTAATTCAAAAGGAGAAAGAACATTGCACCAACGTGACAAAGATACTAATGAGATAGTATCAATAAAAGCAAAAGACATTCATATTCCCCAAAAACTTGGAGGAATAGAGCTTACTCCTATGCAGCAAGAAAATCTCAAAAATGGAAAAGAAATTACCATTGTAAACGAGGAACTAAACAAAGCTGCAAAAGTAAAACTAGATTTGAATGCCAGAAATGGATTATCAATCAAAGATGCAAATACTATAGAAATTAAAGCGACTGAAAAGAAAGAACAAACAATAGGGAAAGAAAGATATATATCTGATAAAGAAAGATTAGAGTTTGTAGCCCAAAAAGGAGCTAAAGGGATTGATGAAATTTTTAAAGATAAACCCACCGAAATGGCTGCCTTTTTAGAGAAACATAAACTTTCTAAAGATTATGCTTCTTACAAGGAAGTAGAAAAAACATATTCCAGCTCTAGGGAAGCTACTAAACAAACTGTCGGAGAACAAATATCTACCCAAATGGATAAAATAGATAGTTCTATTAAAGCAACAGCGAAGCAAGAAGCATCTATTCTCGGATATGGTAGAACCTACGGAAAAAATAATGATACTCCAACAATGAAACTATAA
- a CDS encoding toprim domain-containing protein has protein sequence MLTFDDYKAKISIIQILEDLGYKQDISKGKVSPVFKLTDGAGNKLDEIIIKNPHSVQEHYYDRNYKGGDLIQFIKNHINDFPQFQHQNTFVRINMILGHYANEPYSPKYEAFKVVKAENKSFDRDRYKEFPTTLADLRFLTNERNINHQVVEKFLPFITRVKDLQGNGNYYNIGFPYINPKDKDNKVTNYELRNYGFKGMAAGGDKSNSLWIADFCPHPQMAKHIYFAESALDAMSFYQLNANKIKLEESVFCSVGGYISVNQIKNTLLRYPQAKVHTCFDNDLNGNLYDIKVSGIISNTEMTIKENKDDVLFKTKGREFTINKNDVSLESFREKSKIIAPMISHKAEKAKDFNEILMKQHEQKKSIKL, from the coding sequence ATGCTAACATTTGACGATTATAAGGCTAAAATATCCATCATTCAAATACTTGAAGATTTAGGATATAAACAAGACATTAGCAAAGGAAAGGTTTCGCCTGTTTTTAAACTGACAGACGGAGCAGGTAACAAGTTGGATGAAATCATCATCAAGAATCCTCATAGTGTACAAGAACACTACTATGATAGGAATTATAAAGGTGGAGATTTAATTCAGTTCATCAAAAATCATATTAACGACTTCCCACAATTCCAACATCAAAATACATTTGTGCGAATCAATATGATTTTAGGACATTACGCAAATGAGCCTTATAGTCCTAAATATGAAGCATTCAAAGTTGTAAAAGCAGAAAACAAATCTTTTGACAGAGATAGATATAAAGAATTTCCTACTACACTCGCTGATTTAAGATTTCTCACAAATGAAAGAAATATAAATCATCAAGTCGTAGAAAAGTTTCTACCATTTATCACAAGGGTTAAAGACTTACAAGGAAACGGCAATTATTATAATATAGGTTTTCCCTATATTAATCCAAAAGATAAAGACAACAAAGTAACAAATTACGAATTAAGAAACTATGGATTCAAAGGAATGGCTGCCGGAGGTGATAAAAGTAACTCGCTTTGGATTGCTGATTTTTGCCCACACCCCCAAATGGCAAAACATATATACTTTGCAGAATCCGCTTTAGATGCTATGAGCTTCTATCAGCTCAATGCTAACAAAATCAAATTAGAAGAAAGTGTTTTTTGTAGTGTAGGAGGGTACATTTCAGTTAATCAAATAAAAAACACTTTATTGCGATACCCACAAGCTAAAGTACATACCTGTTTTGATAATGATTTAAACGGTAATTTGTATGACATTAAAGTGTCTGGAATCATTAGTAATACAGAAATGACAATAAAAGAAAATAAAGATGATGTGCTGTTTAAAACTAAGGGTAGAGAATTCACTATTAACAAAAATGACGTTTCACTAGAAAGTTTTAGGGAAAAAAGCAAAATAATAGCTCCTATGATTTCTCATAAAGCAGAAAAAGCAAAAGATTTCAATGAAATTCTAATGAAACAACATGAACAAAAAAAAAGTATTAAGTTATGA
- a CDS encoding topoisomerase C-terminal repeat-containing protein: MDNDTIKDLGLCPICQKGHIMKGSLGYSCNYFKNMNDKCTFNIYHSYWGKEITEEIARQLITTGKTDIFHDFHNKKGVPFSAYLTIENGIVIPSFVNEVLETPCPVCGREIEILLNGYACKGYSQKDKDNNRVCNLYIPKTIAQREIPLEAAEILARGKKTPFMTGFKSREGNDFSSRLVLTENLDISFDNTLCKCPKCGGNLYINKKAYNCSNYRNEAIKCDFVIWREMSGRSITPEEAIELCEKKETPVLTGFHDKNGQPMERKLVLNDDFKIKLI, from the coding sequence ATGGATAATGATACAATCAAAGATTTAGGCTTATGCCCTATTTGCCAAAAAGGACACATAATGAAAGGCAGTTTAGGATATTCCTGTAATTACTTCAAAAACATGAATGACAAATGTACATTTAATATTTATCATTCATATTGGGGAAAAGAGATTACAGAAGAAATAGCCAGGCAATTAATAACAACAGGGAAAACAGATATATTTCATGACTTCCATAATAAAAAAGGAGTTCCTTTTTCTGCATATCTGACTATCGAAAATGGAATCGTTATTCCTTCTTTCGTAAATGAAGTATTAGAAACTCCGTGTCCTGTGTGTGGTAGAGAAATTGAAATTTTACTAAATGGATATGCTTGTAAAGGGTATTCACAAAAGGACAAGGACAACAACAGAGTTTGTAACCTCTATATACCCAAAACTATTGCACAAAGAGAAATACCATTGGAAGCAGCAGAAATACTTGCCAGAGGAAAAAAAACACCGTTTATGACTGGATTTAAATCAAGAGAAGGAAATGATTTTTCTTCACGGCTGGTTCTAACAGAGAACTTAGATATTTCTTTTGACAATACATTGTGTAAGTGTCCTAAGTGTGGAGGAAACTTATATATAAACAAAAAAGCCTATAATTGTTCCAACTATAGAAATGAAGCCATAAAATGTGATTTTGTCATTTGGCGTGAAATGTCAGGACGTTCTATAACTCCCGAAGAAGCAATAGAACTTTGCGAGAAAAAAGAAACACCTGTGTTAACTGGATTTCATGATAAAAACGGGCAACCGATGGAAAGAAAGCTTGTACTGAACGATGATTTTAAAATAAAACTAATATGA